The genomic DNA GGCCGGTTGACGCTATGAATTCAATAGCTTTGGCCGACCCTGCCGGCAGGCATGCCTTTCTTCACGGCGGATTCGTACACTGCGCCCATGACATCCACCGCTTCCACGCAGACCGACGAGCACCAGTGGCTCGAAGACATCGACGGCGCCGAGCAGCTAGCATGGGCCCGCCAGCACAACGCGAAGACCGTGCAGCGCTACGCGCAATCGCCCGCCTTCGAGCGCATGGAGCAGGGCATCCTCGAAGTGCTCGATTCCGAGGCCCGCATTCCGATGGTGCGCAAGATCGGCCCGCTGTTCTACAACTTCTGGCGCGACAAGAAGAATCCCAAGGGCCTGTGGCGGCGCACCACGCTGGCCGAATACCGCAAGCCCCAGCCCGACTGGGAAACCGTGCTCGACCTCGACGCGCTCGCCGAGGCCGACAAGGAAAACTGGGTCTGGCACGGCGCCGACTGCCTGCAGCCCGGCTACAAGCGCTGCCTGGTCTCGCTCTCGCGCGGCGGCGCCGACGCGAACGTGGTGCGCGAGTTCGACCTCGAACTCAAGCAGTTCGTCGCCAGCGGCTTCACGCTGCCCGAGGCCAAGAGCAACGTGGCGTGGAAAGACATCGACCATCTCTACGTGGCCACCGATTTCGGCCCCGGCTCGATGACCAGTTCGAGCTACCCGCGCATCGTGAAGGAATGGAAGCGCGGCACGCCGCTGGAAAGCGCGGCGACGGTCTACGAGGGCGGCGCGGACGACATGACGGCCAGCGCCTGGCGCGACAACACGCCGGGCTTCGAACGCGACTTCGTCTCGCGCCAGATGGACTTCTACGACAGCGAGACCTGGCTGCGCACGAGCGACGGCCGGCTGGCGAAGATCGACGTGCCCGACGACGCCAGCACCGAGGTCACGCGCGAGTGGATGCTGGTCGAGCCGCGCAGCCCCTGGACCGTGGGCGGCGCCACCTACAGGCCGGGCTCGCTGCTGGCGGCGCGCTTCGACGACTACATGGCCGGCCAGCGCGAGATCACCGTGCTGTTCGAGCCCGACGACACCACCGCGCTCGACGACCATTCGTGGACCCGCCACCACCTGATCCTCAACGTGATGCACGACGTGGTGAACCGGCTCGAGGTGCTCACGCCGGAGGCCGGCTCGAAGGAATGGAAGCGCGAGAGCCTGGGCGGCGCGCCCGAGCTCTCGACCATCGCGGCCGGCGGTGTCGACGAAGACGAGAGCGACGACTACTTCCTGACCGTGAGCGGCTTCCTGCAGCCGACCACGCTCTACGTCGGCACCATCGGCCGCGGCGAGCCCGAGCCGCTGAAGGACAGCCCCGCCTTCTTCGACGCCTCGCGCTATCGCGTGAGCCAGCATTTCGCCACCTCGAAGGACGGCACGCGCGTGCCCTACTTCGAAATCGCCCCGAAGAACCTGCAGGCCAACGGCAGGAACCCCACGCTGCAATACGCCTACGGGGGTTTCGAGATCTCGCTGCAGCCGAGCTACAGCGGCGCCATCGGCCGCGCATGGCTCGAACGGGGCGGCGTCTACGTGGTCGCCAACATCCGCGGCGGCGGTGAGTACGGGCCGCGCTGGCACCAGGCCGCGCTGCAGCACGACCGCCTGCGCACCTGCGAGGACTTCGCCGCGGTGTCGGAGCACCTCATCGCGCGCAACATCACCTCGCCGCGGCACCTGGGCGCCATGGGCGGCAGCAACGGCGGGCTGCTGATGGGCAACATGCTCACGCTCTACCCCCGGCTCTATGGCGCCATCGTGAGCGAGGTGGCGCTGCTCGACATGAAGCGCTACACCCACCTGTCGGCCGGCGCCTCGTGGATCGCCGAATACGGCGACCCCGACCAGCCGGAAGAATGGGCCTGGATCCAGGCCTTCTCGCCCTACGAGAACGCGAAGCCCGGCCAGCCCTATCCGCCGG from Variovorax sp. V93 includes the following:
- a CDS encoding prolyl oligopeptidase family protein, giving the protein MPFFTADSYTAPMTSTASTQTDEHQWLEDIDGAEQLAWARQHNAKTVQRYAQSPAFERMEQGILEVLDSEARIPMVRKIGPLFYNFWRDKKNPKGLWRRTTLAEYRKPQPDWETVLDLDALAEADKENWVWHGADCLQPGYKRCLVSLSRGGADANVVREFDLELKQFVASGFTLPEAKSNVAWKDIDHLYVATDFGPGSMTSSSYPRIVKEWKRGTPLESAATVYEGGADDMTASAWRDNTPGFERDFVSRQMDFYDSETWLRTSDGRLAKIDVPDDASTEVTREWMLVEPRSPWTVGGATYRPGSLLAARFDDYMAGQREITVLFEPDDTTALDDHSWTRHHLILNVMHDVVNRLEVLTPEAGSKEWKRESLGGAPELSTIAAGGVDEDESDDYFLTVSGFLQPTTLYVGTIGRGEPEPLKDSPAFFDASRYRVSQHFATSKDGTRVPYFEIAPKNLQANGRNPTLQYAYGGFEISLQPSYSGAIGRAWLERGGVYVVANIRGGGEYGPRWHQAALQHDRLRTCEDFAAVSEHLIARNITSPRHLGAMGGSNGGLLMGNMLTLYPRLYGAIVSEVALLDMKRYTHLSAGASWIAEYGDPDQPEEWAWIQAFSPYENAKPGQPYPPALFTTSTRDDRVGPVHARKMHAKLAAMGYDSSFYENMEGGHSAATDNKEAAFMDALGYAYLWEHIGRTST